One window of Brevibacterium pigmentatum genomic DNA carries:
- a CDS encoding tRNA (adenine-N1)-methyltransferase encodes MTQPLHSRPPRVLSRGEKVQLTDPKGRMHTFVLAPGEHFHTNKGLISHDDIIGRTEGIIVANTGGIDFQVFRPRYEDFVLSMPRGAAVVYPKDSGLIVTLGDIFPGATVVEAGVGSGALSMALLRAVGSEGSVHSFELREEFATIAAGNIADFFDGEPENWSVTVGDLAETLPQTFGPGSVDRVVLDMLTPWNTLDAVSEALTPGGIVIAYVATVPQLSRFVEALRASGRFAEPESMEAMVRGWHVDGLAVRPDHRMIAHTGFLIMARRMADGVSPLEKKKRPQGATAAAEDVAAWTEPEVTEAAIGTRTAHGKKLRRVMREAGRRLRDAPEGSGDAPTTDVTDSPTGTSTGPKEDR; translated from the coding sequence ATGACTCAGCCACTGCATTCCCGGCCCCCGCGCGTTCTCAGCCGCGGAGAGAAGGTCCAGCTCACCGACCCCAAGGGGCGGATGCACACCTTCGTGCTCGCCCCGGGTGAGCACTTCCACACGAACAAGGGCCTCATCAGCCACGATGACATCATCGGGCGCACAGAGGGAATCATCGTCGCGAACACCGGGGGAATCGACTTCCAGGTCTTCCGCCCACGCTACGAAGACTTCGTGCTCTCCATGCCCCGAGGGGCCGCAGTCGTCTACCCGAAGGACTCGGGACTCATCGTCACCCTCGGCGACATCTTCCCCGGCGCGACCGTCGTCGAAGCCGGCGTCGGATCCGGCGCCCTGTCGATGGCGCTGCTGCGTGCCGTGGGGTCGGAGGGATCCGTCCATTCGTTCGAGCTGCGTGAGGAGTTCGCGACGATCGCGGCGGGAAACATCGCCGACTTCTTCGACGGAGAACCGGAGAACTGGTCGGTCACCGTCGGCGATCTCGCCGAGACCCTGCCGCAGACCTTCGGACCCGGCAGCGTCGATCGTGTCGTCCTCGACATGCTCACCCCCTGGAATACGCTCGACGCGGTCAGCGAAGCCCTGACACCCGGTGGAATCGTCATCGCGTATGTGGCCACCGTTCCGCAGCTCTCCCGCTTCGTCGAAGCGCTGCGTGCCTCCGGCAGGTTCGCCGAACCCGAGTCCATGGAGGCCATGGTCCGCGGCTGGCATGTCGACGGACTCGCCGTCCGCCCCGACCACCGGATGATCGCCCACACCGGGTTCCTCATCATGGCCCGCCGAATGGCCGATGGCGTGAGCCCGCTGGAGAAGAAGAAACGCCCACAGGGAGCCACCGCCGCCGCTGAGGATGTGGCGGCGTGGACTGAACCCGAAGTCACCGAAGCAGCCATCGGCACCCGCACCGCACATGGGAAGAAGCTGCGCCGGGTGATGCGCGAGGCAGGCCGACGCCTGCGCGACGCGCCCGAGGGATCCGGCGACGCGCCGACCACAGATGTCACAGACAGCCCGACTGGCACGAGCACAGGGCCGAAGGAGGATCGATGA
- the mshC gene encoding cysteine--1-D-myo-inosityl 2-amino-2-deoxy-alpha-D-glucopyranoside ligase produces MKSWPEPQLPRLTSTGKVPTVFDTSTRSPRRLRGSEQTARLYVCGITPYDATHLGHAATYVAFDLLNRIWRDAGLEVDYAQNTTDVDDPLLERADATGVDWRELASSQIQLFREDMEALRVIPPASFIGVVESVDEIAAGVRDLVDRGAAYTLDNGDVYYRVSTQITPPFGTVSHDDRETMAALSAERGGDPETPGKENPIDPLLWRAEREGEPSWDGGTLGRGRPGWHVECTVIADKYLGFPVDVQGGGNDLIFPHHEMSAAHASAWRKKPMAKTYMHTGMVGLDGEKMSKSKGNLVLVSQLRERGVDPMVIRTVILSNHYRSDWSFTEEQLSIAEARLEAWKHAAKCESECRQGLREHIIGLLREALTDDLDSPRALGILDEWAEHYADSQASETAALSGDRVADAVDALLGIRLLD; encoded by the coding sequence GTGAAGTCATGGCCCGAACCTCAACTGCCCCGTCTGACCAGCACCGGCAAGGTGCCCACGGTATTCGACACGAGCACCCGCAGCCCGCGCCGACTGCGCGGATCCGAGCAGACCGCGCGACTCTACGTCTGCGGCATCACCCCCTACGATGCGACGCACCTCGGGCATGCCGCCACCTATGTGGCCTTCGATCTGCTCAATCGGATCTGGCGCGATGCGGGACTCGAGGTCGACTATGCACAGAACACCACTGATGTCGACGACCCGCTGCTGGAGCGGGCCGATGCCACGGGAGTCGATTGGCGCGAACTCGCCTCCTCCCAGATCCAGCTCTTCCGCGAGGATATGGAAGCCCTGCGGGTGATCCCGCCGGCCAGCTTCATCGGCGTCGTCGAATCCGTCGACGAGATCGCCGCCGGTGTCCGGGACCTCGTGGACAGGGGGGCCGCCTACACCCTCGACAACGGTGACGTCTACTACCGGGTGTCGACTCAGATCACCCCGCCGTTCGGCACCGTCAGCCATGACGATCGGGAGACCATGGCAGCACTGTCGGCCGAACGCGGCGGAGACCCCGAGACCCCGGGCAAGGAGAACCCCATCGACCCGCTGCTGTGGCGGGCCGAACGCGAAGGCGAACCCTCCTGGGACGGTGGAACTCTCGGACGCGGACGACCGGGGTGGCATGTCGAATGCACGGTCATCGCCGATAAATACCTCGGCTTCCCCGTCGATGTGCAGGGAGGCGGAAACGACCTCATCTTCCCGCACCACGAGATGAGCGCCGCCCACGCATCTGCGTGGCGGAAGAAGCCGATGGCGAAGACCTATATGCACACCGGGATGGTTGGTCTCGACGGCGAGAAGATGAGCAAGTCGAAAGGCAATCTCGTTCTCGTCTCGCAGCTGCGCGAGCGCGGAGTCGACCCCATGGTCATCCGCACCGTGATCCTGTCCAACCACTACCGCAGCGACTGGAGCTTCACCGAGGAGCAGCTGTCCATCGCCGAGGCTCGCCTCGAGGCATGGAAGCACGCGGCCAAATGCGAATCAGAATGTCGACAGGGTCTGCGCGAGCACATCATCGGCCTGCTGCGCGAAGCACTCACCGATGACCTCGACAGCCCCCGGGCCCTGGGCATCCTCGACGAATGGGCCGAACACTACGCAGACTCCCAGGCTTCGGAGACCGCGGCGCTCAGCGGCGACCGAGTCGCCGATGCCGTCGATGCCCTGCTGGGCATCCGCCTGCTCGACTGA
- a CDS encoding DUF3054 domain-containing protein: protein MATKKSHLPIALIVDLILVVLFAIVGHYTHSHNFDPQGLMTTAWPFVAALVIAWLLTAVWDRPIAPLATGTGVWAITVLGGLVLRGIAGQGEDPGNVAVSFMIVATSLNLITLVGWRLIATAVSGGSGRRRRSR from the coding sequence GTGGCAACGAAGAAATCTCATCTCCCCATCGCACTGATCGTCGACCTCATCCTCGTGGTTCTGTTCGCGATCGTCGGTCATTACACACATTCTCACAATTTCGATCCGCAGGGGCTGATGACCACAGCGTGGCCGTTCGTCGCGGCCCTCGTCATCGCGTGGCTGCTCACTGCCGTCTGGGATCGACCGATCGCTCCCCTGGCCACGGGCACCGGCGTCTGGGCGATCACCGTCCTCGGCGGACTCGTCCTGCGCGGAATCGCCGGCCAGGGCGAGGATCCGGGCAATGTCGCCGTGAGCTTCATGATCGTGGCGACCTCGCTCAATCTCATCACCCTCGTCGGCTGGCGTCTCATCGCCACCGCCGTCTCCGGCGGTTCGGGCCGCCGCAGACGCAGCCGCTGA
- a CDS encoding RecB family exonuclease, translating to MAELTSLSPSRANDFIQCPLKFRFRSIDKLPEPPSQAAFRGTVVHSVLEKLFTAPAAERTAELAQTMLMPAWEELVEKDPDVLEIFGEESEKETFFTSARRLIDSYFVLEYPEHLEPEETEKFVRTTLDNGLELRGFIDRVDVAPGGEQRLVDYKTGKQPKPQYGREAKFQMGFYALVVYRLSGELVHTLQLMYLGSRSVLKSHPTMAEVEQTQFEIDAIWKDIIASAESDRWRPKKSPLCNWCTFKPLCPAWGNTAPPTPEITKIVGA from the coding sequence ATGGCCGAGCTCACCAGTCTCTCGCCCTCCCGGGCCAACGACTTCATCCAATGCCCTCTGAAGTTCCGCTTCCGCAGCATCGACAAGCTGCCGGAGCCGCCTTCGCAGGCGGCGTTCCGCGGCACGGTCGTCCATTCGGTGCTCGAGAAGCTCTTCACCGCACCGGCGGCCGAGCGCACGGCCGAACTCGCGCAGACGATGCTCATGCCGGCGTGGGAGGAGCTCGTCGAGAAGGACCCGGACGTCCTCGAGATCTTCGGAGAGGAATCGGAGAAGGAGACGTTCTTCACATCGGCGCGTCGGCTCATCGATTCCTACTTCGTCCTCGAGTATCCGGAGCATCTCGAACCGGAGGAGACGGAGAAGTTCGTCCGCACGACCCTCGACAACGGACTCGAGCTGCGCGGGTTCATCGACCGGGTCGATGTCGCCCCCGGCGGCGAGCAGCGTCTGGTCGACTACAAGACGGGCAAGCAGCCGAAGCCGCAGTACGGGCGGGAGGCGAAGTTCCAGATGGGCTTCTACGCTCTCGTCGTCTACCGGCTCTCCGGCGAACTCGTCCACACCCTGCAGCTGATGTATCTGGGTTCGCGCAGCGTGCTGAAGTCGCATCCGACGATGGCTGAGGTCGAACAGACGCAGTTCGAGATCGATGCGATCTGGAAGGACATCATCGCCTCTGCCGAGTCGGATCGGTGGCGGCCGAAGAAGTCACCGCTGTGCAATTGGTGCACGTTCAAACCGCTCTGCCCGGCCTGGGGCAACACCGCTCCCCCGACTCCGGAGATCACGAAGATCGTCGGGGCCTGA
- the prcB gene encoding proteasome subunit beta: MAGFPPAFLSSTSNSFVELARSLAPEALPHPGARDLAEQSPEGTTIICFRTASGILMAGDRRATIGNLIASHSMEKVKAADDYSVIGIAGTAGVALDLIRLFQLELEHYEKIEGARLSLNGKANRLAAMLRGNLGLAMRGLTVVPLFAGVDESRPQGQIFSFDVTGGKYEEHRFHSIGSGSGFARGALKKLWRADLDQEQAISVAVEALFDASDDDSATGGPDFVRQIAPTIFTVDLDNGVTEVDSATVLDTATEVVARRTATAR, encoded by the coding sequence ATGGCAGGATTCCCTCCTGCATTCTTGAGTTCGACGAGCAACTCGTTCGTCGAACTCGCCCGTTCCCTCGCCCCCGAAGCGCTGCCGCACCCCGGTGCCCGGGATCTGGCCGAACAGTCCCCGGAGGGCACGACGATCATCTGCTTCCGCACGGCCAGTGGAATCCTCATGGCCGGTGACCGGAGGGCGACGATCGGCAACCTCATCGCCTCGCATTCGATGGAGAAGGTCAAAGCCGCCGATGATTACTCCGTCATCGGCATCGCCGGCACTGCCGGTGTCGCCCTCGACCTCATCCGGCTTTTCCAACTCGAACTCGAACACTACGAGAAGATCGAAGGCGCCCGCCTGTCGCTCAACGGCAAAGCCAACCGACTCGCGGCGATGCTGCGCGGAAACCTCGGCCTGGCGATGCGGGGACTGACCGTCGTCCCGCTGTTCGCCGGAGTCGACGAATCGCGACCCCAGGGCCAGATCTTCAGCTTCGACGTCACCGGCGGAAAGTACGAAGAGCACCGGTTCCATTCCATCGGCTCCGGTTCCGGCTTCGCCCGCGGGGCACTGAAGAAGCTGTGGCGGGCCGATCTCGACCAGGAGCAGGCGATCTCCGTGGCCGTCGAAGCTCTCTTCGACGCGTCCGACGACGACTCGGCGACGGGCGGACCGGATTTCGTCCGGCAGATCGCTCCGACGATCTTCACCGTCGACCTCGACAACGGGGTCACCGAAGTCGATTCCGCCACCGTCTTGGACACCGCCACCGAGGTCGTCGCCCGCCGCACGGCCACCGCCCGGTGA
- the dop gene encoding depupylase/deamidase Dop, producing MLRVRRVMGAETEFGLSQPGNPRANPMRDSARVVDAYAGPRGLKSSQNFWDFATESPLADARGFFMNIADADASQLTHIPQDDVEAQYLANVVTENGARYYVDHAHPEYSSPEVLTPRDIVTFDRAGDLVALESVRTLEKSAEPVNLYKNNTDSKGASYGTHENYLVDRSTDFEDIVAGLIPFFVTRQILCGSGRVGIGREGEGKGFQISSRADFFEAEVGLETTLRRPIVNTRDEPHADPAKYRRLHVIIGDATLAEPATFVRFGATSLVLGLIEAGLAPRIELADSLQSLWDVSHDLGLTARLPLSDGTTLTALEIQERFYSACIEHADHDDAATTEVLAEWRRFLDGLSTDPKTLADSIDWVAKWVLLESYRTREDIDWDHPKLALIDVQYHDVRPEKGLFHKLERAGRIRRMTTDAEVEAAVTNAPDGTRAFLRSVAVSRLGEDLVAASWDSLVLNAGAFGVVRLPMHEPLKGTRELLAERVEGIETAEGLLKALGVDRLSVKND from the coding sequence ATGCTCAGAGTCAGGCGCGTCATGGGAGCCGAGACGGAGTTCGGCCTCAGCCAGCCGGGCAACCCGCGAGCGAACCCGATGCGGGACTCGGCCCGGGTCGTCGACGCCTATGCCGGTCCTCGCGGGCTGAAGTCGTCGCAGAACTTCTGGGACTTCGCCACCGAGTCCCCGCTGGCCGACGCCCGGGGCTTCTTCATGAACATCGCCGATGCCGACGCCTCGCAACTGACCCATATCCCTCAGGACGACGTCGAAGCCCAGTATCTGGCCAATGTCGTCACGGAGAATGGCGCTCGGTACTACGTTGACCACGCCCACCCCGAATACTCCTCCCCGGAGGTGCTCACTCCGCGCGATATCGTCACCTTCGACCGGGCCGGCGACCTCGTGGCCCTGGAATCGGTGCGGACGCTTGAGAAGAGCGCGGAACCGGTCAATCTGTACAAGAACAACACGGACTCCAAGGGAGCCTCCTACGGCACCCATGAGAACTACCTCGTCGACAGGTCCACGGATTTCGAGGACATCGTGGCAGGACTCATCCCGTTCTTCGTCACCCGCCAGATCCTGTGCGGATCGGGACGGGTCGGCATCGGTCGTGAAGGAGAGGGCAAAGGCTTCCAGATCTCGTCTCGAGCGGACTTCTTCGAAGCCGAAGTGGGCCTCGAGACGACCCTGCGCCGTCCCATCGTCAACACCCGTGACGAACCGCACGCCGACCCCGCGAAGTACCGTCGGCTGCACGTGATCATCGGCGACGCCACCCTCGCGGAGCCCGCAACGTTCGTCCGCTTCGGCGCGACATCCCTCGTCCTCGGACTCATCGAAGCCGGACTGGCACCGCGGATCGAACTCGCCGACTCTCTGCAGTCGCTGTGGGATGTCAGCCACGACCTCGGCCTGACTGCGCGGCTGCCGCTGAGCGACGGAACGACGCTCACGGCATTGGAGATCCAAGAGCGCTTCTATTCCGCCTGCATCGAACACGCGGATCACGACGACGCCGCGACCACCGAGGTGCTCGCCGAATGGCGCCGGTTCCTCGACGGACTCTCGACCGACCCGAAGACTCTCGCCGACTCCATCGACTGGGTCGCCAAGTGGGTGCTGCTCGAGAGCTACCGAACACGGGAGGACATCGACTGGGACCACCCGAAGCTCGCCCTCATCGACGTCCAGTACCACGATGTGCGCCCGGAGAAGGGGCTCTTCCACAAGCTCGAACGAGCCGGACGCATCCGCCGGATGACCACCGACGCCGAGGTCGAAGCCGCCGTGACCAACGCCCCCGACGGGACCCGGGCGTTCCTGCGCTCCGTGGCGGTCAGCCGCCTCGGCGAGGATCTGGTGGCCGCCAGCTGGGATTCCCTCGTACTCAATGCGGGAGCCTTCGGAGTGGTGCGCCTGCCCATGCACGAACCGCTCAAGGGCACTCGCGAACTGCTCGCCGAACGAGTCGAGGGAATCGAGACCGCCGAGGGCCTGCTCAAGGCACTCGGAGTGGATAGACTGAGCGTGAAGAACGACTGA
- a CDS encoding proteasome assembly chaperone family protein, which produces MSILPSGSGALVFIAFEGQDADASEAASSLVKDLIEVWDLNDSEILDTDGFYEFRFSEPEIIRDEDGTASIAWPGVAVHRGRLGERPITVIHGHEPGLKWREFLSLVLAHVGDDDTVVLLGGLHAEVPHTRPLPVVANTEDSELASELGIDANGYEGPIGILGLLGVACRWRSVRAINLWVGVPDYLAESPSPKAELALAKAVERYAGIEVDIHVLEEESRAWELGADELVSLNPRLAELVRALEKQNDSAELPEASGDAIAAEFERYLRKRGRDK; this is translated from the coding sequence ATGAGTATTCTTCCATCCGGGTCCGGGGCACTCGTGTTCATCGCCTTCGAAGGTCAGGATGCCGATGCTTCCGAAGCGGCGAGTTCGCTGGTCAAGGATCTCATCGAGGTCTGGGACCTGAACGACTCCGAGATCCTCGATACTGATGGGTTCTACGAATTCCGCTTCTCCGAACCCGAGATCATCCGCGACGAGGATGGAACCGCCTCGATCGCCTGGCCGGGTGTCGCGGTTCATCGGGGCCGCCTCGGCGAACGGCCGATCACTGTCATCCACGGTCACGAACCGGGTCTGAAATGGCGGGAGTTCCTCTCCCTCGTCCTCGCTCACGTCGGTGACGACGATACCGTCGTCCTCCTCGGCGGGCTCCATGCCGAGGTTCCGCATACGCGTCCACTGCCGGTGGTGGCCAATACGGAGGACTCGGAGCTCGCGTCCGAGCTCGGCATCGACGCGAACGGCTATGAGGGCCCCATCGGCATTCTCGGGCTCCTCGGAGTCGCCTGCCGATGGCGGAGTGTCAGGGCGATCAATCTGTGGGTGGGTGTGCCGGACTACCTGGCCGAGTCGCCATCGCCGAAGGCCGAGCTCGCGCTGGCCAAGGCGGTCGAACGCTATGCCGGCATCGAAGTCGACATCCACGTGCTCGAAGAGGAGAGCCGGGCCTGGGAACTCGGCGCCGACGAACTCGTCTCCCTCAACCCCAGGCTGGCCGAACTCGTCAGAGCACTGGAGAAGCAGAACGATTCGGCAGAGCTGCCAGAAGCCAGCGGTGACGCCATCGCAGCCGAGTTCGAACGCTATCTGCGCAAACGCGGCCGCGATAAGTGA
- a CDS encoding ubiquitin-like protein Pup has product MSSQEQVQRDKSTGGGDAPVDPPEAVQGQINTQNVDSILDEIDGVLESNAEEFVKNFVQKGGQ; this is encoded by the coding sequence ATGAGCTCGCAGGAACAGGTCCAGAGAGACAAATCGACCGGTGGGGGAGACGCCCCCGTCGATCCGCCGGAGGCCGTGCAGGGACAGATCAACACTCAGAACGTCGATTCCATCCTCGACGAGATCGACGGCGTGCTCGAATCGAACGCGGAGGAATTCGTCAAGAACTTCGTGCAGAAGGGCGGCCAATGA
- the arc gene encoding proteasome ATPase — protein MTETTTEVKKLREDTAALRQQLYTAGKRNEALSKTLRTARDELGRIKEEARRLTEPPNNWGTLVALGENAVTADVIVGGRRMRVAVAPEVEPEGLRAGADVLLSEGLVVIGTGDFPPVGSVVNVREFVDSQRILVGAPGDDEQVFTLAAGLVDAGLRVGDAVVVDTRTHYALQVVEKPEVSSLLLEEVPDITYSDIGGLADQIEQIKDAVELPFEHPELYTEHGLKPPKGILLYGPPGCGKTLIAKAVANSLADRTGKVRTSKTYFLNIKGPELLDKYVGETERQLRLIFARAREKASAGFPVVVFFDEMESLFRTRGTGKSSDVETTIVPQLLTEIDGVEQLDNVIVIGASNREDLIDPAILRPGRLDVKIRIERPDAEAARDIFEKYLTAELPLHSSVLAGHDTPAEAVAALIDSCVERMFAETPENEFVEVSYADGSKEVLHFSAFASGAMIHNIVDRAKKAAIKSLLDTGERGLRPGHFEDAIAEEFSEHEDLPNTTNPDEWARISGRKGERVTHLRMMHLDTTRGAPTVPYETEIAEVRPNSDLV, from the coding sequence ATGACAGAGACCACGACCGAGGTGAAGAAGCTGCGCGAGGACACCGCTGCTCTGCGCCAGCAGCTCTACACCGCGGGCAAACGCAATGAGGCACTGTCGAAGACTCTGCGTACGGCCCGTGACGAACTGGGACGGATCAAGGAGGAGGCTCGGCGCCTGACCGAGCCGCCGAACAACTGGGGCACGCTCGTCGCCCTCGGCGAGAACGCCGTGACCGCCGATGTCATCGTCGGCGGCCGCCGGATGCGCGTGGCCGTCGCGCCCGAGGTCGAACCCGAGGGCCTGCGGGCCGGAGCCGATGTGCTCCTATCCGAAGGTCTCGTCGTCATCGGCACCGGCGACTTCCCACCCGTGGGATCAGTTGTCAACGTCCGCGAATTCGTCGACTCCCAGCGCATCCTCGTCGGAGCCCCAGGCGATGACGAACAGGTCTTCACCCTCGCGGCCGGCCTCGTCGACGCGGGACTGCGCGTCGGCGATGCCGTCGTCGTCGACACCCGCACCCACTACGCACTGCAGGTCGTCGAAAAGCCCGAGGTCTCCTCGCTGCTGCTCGAAGAGGTCCCCGACATCACCTACTCCGACATCGGCGGACTGGCCGACCAGATCGAACAGATCAAGGATGCCGTCGAGCTGCCCTTCGAGCATCCCGAGCTCTACACCGAGCACGGACTCAAACCACCGAAGGGAATCCTGCTCTACGGACCTCCCGGCTGCGGAAAGACGCTCATCGCCAAGGCCGTGGCGAACTCCCTGGCCGATCGCACGGGCAAGGTCCGCACGAGCAAGACCTACTTCCTCAACATCAAAGGCCCGGAGCTGCTGGACAAATACGTCGGAGAGACGGAGCGTCAGCTGCGCCTGATCTTCGCCCGAGCACGCGAGAAGGCCTCGGCCGGTTTTCCCGTCGTGGTGTTCTTCGACGAGATGGAATCCCTGTTCCGCACCCGCGGAACCGGAAAATCATCGGACGTAGAGACGACGATCGTGCCGCAGCTGCTCACCGAGATCGACGGCGTCGAACAGCTCGACAACGTCATCGTCATCGGTGCGTCGAACCGTGAGGACCTCATCGACCCCGCGATCCTGAGGCCCGGCCGACTCGATGTGAAGATCCGCATTGAACGCCCAGACGCCGAGGCCGCCCGGGACATCTTCGAGAAGTACCTGACCGCGGAGCTGCCCCTGCACTCGAGCGTGCTCGCCGGTCATGACACCCCCGCCGAGGCGGTCGCCGCACTCATCGACAGCTGTGTCGAACGGATGTTCGCAGAGACCCCGGAGAACGAATTCGTCGAGGTCAGCTATGCCGACGGTTCGAAGGAAGTCCTCCACTTCTCCGCTTTCGCCTCCGGAGCGATGATCCACAACATCGTCGACCGGGCGAAGAAGGCGGCGATCAAATCGCTGCTCGACACCGGCGAACGCGGTCTGCGTCCCGGACATTTCGAGGATGCGATCGCCGAGGAGTTCAGCGAACACGAGGATCTGCCGAACACGACGAACCCCGACGAATGGGCGCGGATCTCCGGCCGCAAGGGCGAACGCGTCACACATCTGCGGATGATGCACCTCGACACGACCAGGGGAGCCCCGACCGTGCCGTACGAGACCGAGATCGCCGAGGTGCGACCGAACTCCGACCTCGTCTGA
- a CDS encoding HAD family hydrolase codes for MTNHASADPAAVLWDMDGTLVDTEPYWIRAETELMNAHGLPWSEEQGLEFVGNELIVSARMMRDAGLDLPAEEIVETLMGNVIAQIRQSVPFRPGALELLAELKDEGIPSVMVTMSYRPLAEAVIASCPPESFAGLVSGDEVSAGKPDPEPYLRGAALLDLDPADCVALEDSKPGLASAEAAGTIAIGIPHFVDLEPRPGRILWDSLEGRGVAELRRLRAQQSA; via the coding sequence ATGACGAACCATGCATCAGCCGACCCTGCCGCTGTCCTGTGGGACATGGACGGAACCCTGGTCGACACCGAGCCGTATTGGATCCGTGCCGAGACCGAACTCATGAACGCCCACGGCCTGCCCTGGTCGGAAGAGCAGGGGCTCGAATTCGTCGGCAACGAGCTGATCGTCTCCGCCCGAATGATGCGGGACGCCGGCCTCGACCTGCCCGCCGAGGAGATCGTCGAAACTCTGATGGGCAACGTCATCGCACAGATCCGTCAGTCCGTGCCGTTCCGTCCCGGTGCTCTGGAGCTGCTGGCCGAACTCAAGGATGAAGGCATCCCGAGCGTCATGGTCACGATGTCCTACCGGCCGCTCGCCGAGGCGGTCATCGCCAGCTGCCCTCCCGAGAGCTTCGCCGGGCTCGTCTCCGGCGATGAGGTGTCCGCCGGCAAACCGGATCCCGAACCGTACCTGCGCGGGGCGGCCCTGCTCGACCTCGATCCGGCCGACTGTGTGGCTCTCGAGGACTCGAAGCCGGGCCTGGCCAGCGCCGAGGCGGCCGGAACCATTGCGATCGGGATCCCGCATTTCGTCGACCTCGAACCGCGTCCGGGCCGCATCCTCTGGGACAGCCTCGAAGGCCGCGGAGTCGCCGAACTGCGACGTCTCCGCGCTCAGCAGAGCGCCTGA
- a CDS encoding site-2 protease family protein — MAAKNHHPGASSGLRLGTVLGAPVILAWSWFLAAIVITILFTPWLNQVRPDLGIGAWFVAFAYAVLLFASVFLHELAHGVAGQFYGQKVAAIELNIWGGFTRFEPQMDNPRDKAAMTSFVISIVGPIVNIVLALLGWWCLSAASPTSVPWLLLIAVTFANVALGAINLLPGIPLDGGWALQAIMWRITGSQFLGTIVASWVGRIIAVGFIGWSVITPLLAGERPQPLTVAWMSLIAIMLWFSAGDAATHAKRARKMETYDLSQVIQPAIAATWDADLADTLDYANTLGNAKERTLIVVLDQKGLPYGLVDRHAAAGRLAENLDAVPTGEVARPLAGWIGVPKDITAPHLLESLTHRPKAQFSLVMDGNTLVGVIDLQEFFDELLAA, encoded by the coding sequence ATGGCCGCGAAAAACCACCACCCTGGTGCGTCATCGGGTCTGCGCTTGGGCACCGTCCTCGGCGCACCGGTGATTCTGGCGTGGTCGTGGTTCCTCGCCGCCATCGTGATCACCATCCTCTTCACCCCGTGGCTCAATCAGGTCCGACCGGATCTGGGCATCGGGGCCTGGTTCGTGGCCTTCGCCTACGCGGTGCTCCTCTTCGCCTCCGTCTTCCTCCACGAACTCGCTCACGGCGTCGCCGGTCAGTTCTACGGGCAGAAGGTCGCCGCGATCGAGCTCAACATCTGGGGCGGCTTCACGCGCTTCGAACCCCAGATGGACAATCCGCGCGACAAGGCCGCGATGACGAGCTTCGTCATCTCGATCGTCGGCCCCATCGTCAACATCGTTCTGGCCCTGCTGGGATGGTGGTGTCTCAGCGCCGCCAGCCCCACCTCGGTGCCGTGGCTGCTGCTCATCGCCGTCACCTTCGCCAACGTCGCGCTCGGTGCCATCAACCTGCTGCCGGGCATTCCGCTCGACGGCGGCTGGGCGCTGCAGGCGATCATGTGGCGCATCACCGGATCCCAGTTCCTCGGCACGATCGTGGCCAGCTGGGTCGGACGCATCATCGCCGTCGGCTTCATCGGCTGGTCGGTCATCACCCCGCTGCTGGCCGGCGAACGACCCCAACCGCTCACCGTGGCCTGGATGTCGCTCATTGCGATCATGCTGTGGTTCTCCGCGGGAGATGCCGCGACCCACGCCAAACGCGCCCGGAAGATGGAGACCTACGACCTCTCCCAAGTCATCCAACCGGCGATCGCTGCCACCTGGGACGCCGACCTGGCCGACACCCTCGACTATGCCAACACACTCGGGAACGCGAAGGAGCGCACACTCATCGTCGTCCTCGACCAGAAGGGGCTGCCGTACGGCCTCGTCGACCGGCACGCCGCAGCCGGTCGCCTCGCCGAGAACCTCGACGCCGTTCCCACCGGTGAAGTCGCCCGCCCCCTGGCCGGGTGGATCGGAGTGCCGAAGGACATCACCGCCCCGCACCTGCTCGAATCGCTCACGCATCGACCGAAGGCACAGTTCAGCCTGGTCATGGACGGAAACACCCTGGTCGGAGTCATCGACCTGCAGGAGTTCTTCGACGAACTGCTCGCGGCCTGA